A part of Candidatus Electrothrix aestuarii genomic DNA contains:
- a CDS encoding peptidoglycan-binding domain-containing protein, with protein MKQMKNGVAIGAVALFALTGCVADVAYVPDNSGTQDPCVQGPCQETPAKQEVAQEVAYKDLNQVSAPVAAAPVAATPVAAAPMYAQQDLGDGLPMNVQPGECYSRCLAPAVFEDVEEEIEVAPAMEKTEIIPAEYEWVDEQVVAKEASEEIRVIPAKYDWVEEQVVVKEASEEIKAIPAKYEWQNVQEVIKEASEELKAIPAVYAWQEGQVMVSPEIVTVTITDPGYKEVKEQVLVKAPSAKWIKKATHCSPEDVKMGLTDCDTLCYVAVPAMYKTVIKKVPTDCAGNVAGCREEVVIPAEYKPVRTKVVVEPARTETIQVPAEYRNVRKQVLVEPARTETVQIPAEYRNVRKKVMVEPARTEIVQIPAEYKTVKVKKLVKDAEEKVVTIPAEYKTITKKVKVSDSKIVWRPALCEDEAVDSKIREMQSALSREGFYTSEINGVLTPETNEALRAYQVERGLPQGGGMTIETLESLGIY; from the coding sequence ATGAAACAGATGAAGAATGGCGTGGCCATCGGGGCTGTCGCTCTTTTTGCCTTAACCGGTTGTGTAGCAGACGTTGCTTATGTTCCAGATAATTCTGGAACACAAGACCCTTGTGTTCAGGGGCCCTGCCAGGAAACTCCGGCAAAACAAGAGGTAGCGCAGGAAGTTGCGTACAAAGATCTTAATCAGGTATCAGCTCCTGTTGCGGCTGCTCCCGTTGCGGCTACTCCTGTTGCGGCTGCTCCAATGTATGCACAGCAGGATCTTGGTGATGGTCTTCCGATGAATGTTCAACCTGGCGAGTGTTACTCACGCTGTCTTGCGCCTGCTGTCTTTGAAGATGTAGAAGAGGAGATTGAAGTTGCTCCGGCTATGGAGAAGACCGAAATTATCCCTGCTGAGTACGAGTGGGTTGATGAGCAGGTTGTTGCCAAAGAAGCCTCAGAAGAAATCAGGGTCATTCCTGCTAAATATGACTGGGTTGAAGAGCAGGTTGTTGTTAAAGAAGCTTCCGAAGAAATCAAAGCTATTCCTGCGAAGTATGAATGGCAGAATGTTCAGGAAGTTATCAAAGAGGCTTCTGAAGAACTCAAGGCTATTCCCGCTGTTTATGCATGGCAGGAAGGTCAGGTCATGGTTTCACCTGAGATCGTCACCGTCACAATTACTGACCCAGGTTACAAAGAAGTCAAGGAGCAGGTCCTGGTTAAAGCTCCTTCAGCAAAATGGATTAAAAAGGCGACTCACTGTTCTCCTGAAGATGTAAAAATGGGTCTGACCGACTGTGATACACTGTGTTATGTAGCTGTTCCGGCTATGTATAAAACTGTTATCAAAAAAGTTCCTACTGACTGTGCCGGAAACGTTGCGGGTTGTCGCGAGGAAGTAGTTATCCCAGCAGAGTACAAGCCGGTTAGAACAAAAGTTGTTGTTGAGCCTGCAAGAACAGAGACTATTCAGGTTCCTGCTGAATACAGAAACGTACGTAAACAGGTTTTGGTTGAGCCTGCACGGACTGAAACTGTTCAGATCCCTGCTGAGTACAGAAATGTACGTAAAAAGGTTATGGTTGAGCCTGCACGGACTGAGATCGTTCAGATCCCCGCTGAGTACAAAACCGTTAAGGTGAAAAAACTTGTTAAAGATGCTGAAGAAAAGGTTGTAACCATTCCAGCAGAATACAAAACCATCACCAAAAAAGTTAAGGTCAGCGATAGCAAGATTGTATGGCGTCCAGCTCTGTGTGAAGATGAAGCTGTTGACTCTAAAATTAGAGAGATGCAAAGTGCTCTGAGCCGAGAAGGTTTTTACACTAGTGAGATTAACGGTGTATTGACTCCAGAAACAAATGAAGCATTGAGAGCCTATCAGGTAGAACGTGGTCTGCCACAGGGTGGTGGCATGACCATTGAGACCCTCGAGTCCTTAGGTATCTACTAA
- a CDS encoding 8-amino-7-oxononanoate synthase has translation MNSFTCRLTDQLQVLSEQGVRRKMLSVQPTGSASLQHQDVGFLNLASNDYLGLAGDKALLRRFYAALEQEPFFERYALGSGASRLMTGNHAQYAFLEEGLARVYQKDKALIFNSGYHINIGLLPALARKGDLILADKLCHASLIDGMRLSGAKMIRYPHLDYVSLEKLLQKYRAGGRAQKKQTIFIVTESIFSMDGDCADLPALVRLKEEYDAVLYVDEAHSVGVRGEKGLGLAEEQSVVEHVDLLVGTFGKAWGGQGAFVVCEETVYNYLVNTARSLIFTTALPPVNIHWLNFVLPLILGMAEERKNLARMAQDLRKAVQDVGLRTGGESHIIPIMIGDEDRAVQIAEYLRRKGFWVQAVRTPTVPRGTARLRLSLCAGMESEQLASLPEHISQALAV, from the coding sequence GTGAACTCCTTTACCTGTCGTTTAACAGATCAATTGCAGGTTTTATCCGAACAGGGCGTTCGCCGGAAGATGCTCTCTGTTCAGCCAACAGGCTCGGCTTCCCTTCAGCATCAGGATGTAGGTTTTCTGAATCTGGCTAGCAATGACTATCTCGGTTTGGCTGGTGATAAGGCATTGCTTCGAAGGTTTTATGCCGCCCTTGAGCAGGAACCTTTTTTTGAGCGCTATGCTTTGGGGAGTGGGGCTTCGCGTCTTATGACCGGCAACCATGCGCAGTATGCTTTTTTGGAAGAAGGGCTGGCTCGCGTGTACCAGAAGGATAAGGCACTGATTTTTAATTCCGGCTACCATATTAATATAGGGTTGCTGCCCGCACTTGCCCGGAAAGGAGATCTCATCCTTGCGGATAAGCTTTGTCATGCCAGTCTCATCGATGGAATGCGTCTTTCCGGGGCAAAGATGATTCGTTACCCTCATCTTGATTATGTTTCTCTCGAAAAGTTACTGCAAAAATATCGTGCAGGGGGGAGGGCTCAGAAAAAGCAGACTATTTTTATCGTGACCGAATCCATCTTTTCTATGGATGGTGATTGCGCTGATCTTCCTGCCTTGGTTCGCCTGAAGGAAGAGTATGACGCAGTTTTGTATGTGGATGAAGCCCATTCTGTTGGGGTGCGGGGTGAGAAAGGCCTGGGATTGGCCGAAGAACAGAGTGTTGTTGAGCATGTTGATCTCCTGGTAGGGACCTTTGGCAAGGCCTGGGGAGGGCAGGGGGCCTTTGTGGTCTGTGAGGAGACCGTATATAATTACTTGGTTAATACGGCGCGGTCGCTGATTTTTACTACCGCCCTTCCTCCTGTGAATATTCATTGGCTCAATTTTGTGCTCCCTCTTATTTTGGGGATGGCCGAAGAGCGGAAGAACTTGGCAAGGATGGCACAGGATTTGCGCAAGGCCGTGCAGGATGTTGGGCTCAGGACCGGCGGGGAAAGTCATATCATTCCGATTATGATCGGTGATGAGGACAGGGCTGTTCAGATTGCCGAATATTTGCGCCGGAAAGGTTTCTGGGTACAGGCTGTTCGTACCCCGACCGTTCCTCGTGGCACAGCTCGTTTACGTCTTTCCTTGTGCGCTGGCATGGAATCTGAGCAACTTGCTTCCTTGCCCGAACATATATCTCAGGCCCTTGCCGTATGA
- a CDS encoding peptidoglycan-binding domain-containing protein has translation MLKKKNFMMAAALLFAVSSPALAQYGQVDPSQFINEGFPTNVQPGECYSRCLAPAVYEDVEEQIEIAPAMERTEYIPAEYEWVDEQVLAKEASEKIETIPAQFEWREEQVVIKEGSEEIKVIPAQYEWVEEQVVVKEASEELKSIPARYEWVDEQVMVSPEVITVTITNPGYDEVKEQVLVKAPSAKWIKKATHCSPEDVKMGLTDCDTLCYVAVPAMYKTVVKKVPKDCAGVYGGCRQEVVIPAEYKTVRKKVVAEPARTETVTIPAEYGNVRKQVMVAPARTEVVTIPPVTQNIRKKVMVAPAQTRTIPVPPEYNTVKVKKLVKPAEETVVTVPAEYKTITKKVKVSDSKVVWKPALCKDELIDSTIRQVQTALSQLGFYNGLIDGKLSPETNEAIRNFQIENGLAQGGGLTDETVEALGIY, from the coding sequence ATGTTGAAGAAAAAAAATTTTATGATGGCTGCCGCTTTGCTTTTCGCGGTATCTTCACCGGCACTCGCCCAGTATGGTCAGGTTGATCCTTCTCAATTTATCAATGAAGGTTTTCCCACCAATGTTCAGCCTGGCGAATGTTACTCTCGCTGTCTTGCCCCTGCTGTCTACGAAGATGTTGAGGAGCAAATCGAGATTGCACCGGCTATGGAGCGTACAGAATACATCCCTGCTGAGTACGAGTGGGTTGATGAGCAAGTTCTTGCCAAAGAAGCCTCTGAAAAAATCGAAACAATTCCTGCACAGTTTGAGTGGCGGGAAGAACAAGTTGTTATTAAAGAGGGTTCTGAAGAGATTAAAGTAATTCCTGCGCAGTACGAGTGGGTTGAAGAGCAAGTCGTCGTGAAGGAGGCTTCCGAGGAGCTTAAATCTATCCCTGCACGCTACGAATGGGTTGATGAGCAGGTGATGGTCTCTCCTGAGGTTATTACCGTCACCATTACTAATCCTGGATATGATGAGGTAAAAGAGCAGGTTTTGGTTAAAGCTCCCTCAGCAAAATGGATCAAGAAGGCAACCCACTGCTCCCCTGAAGACGTAAAAATGGGTCTCACAGACTGTGACACTCTGTGCTACGTCGCTGTTCCAGCTATGTACAAGACTGTTGTCAAAAAAGTACCTAAAGATTGCGCTGGAGTATATGGCGGATGTCGCCAGGAAGTTGTCATTCCTGCAGAATACAAGACTGTTCGTAAAAAGGTTGTTGCTGAGCCAGCAAGAACAGAGACCGTTACCATTCCTGCAGAGTACGGCAATGTACGTAAGCAGGTCATGGTTGCTCCGGCCAGAACAGAGGTTGTGACTATACCTCCTGTTACTCAGAACATCAGAAAAAAAGTCATGGTTGCTCCGGCCCAGACACGTACAATTCCTGTTCCTCCCGAGTATAATACTGTTAAGGTTAAAAAACTCGTGAAGCCTGCTGAAGAGACAGTTGTTACTGTTCCTGCTGAGTACAAAACCATTACCAAGAAGGTTAAGGTTAGCGACAGTAAAGTTGTTTGGAAGCCTGCTCTTTGTAAAGATGAGCTTATTGACTCAACAATCCGTCAGGTACAGACCGCATTGAGCCAACTGGGTTTTTACAATGGCCTGATTGACGGCAAACTGAGTCCTGAAACCAATGAAGCGATCAGGAATTTTCAGATTGAGAATGGACTCGCCCAGGGTGGTGGATTGACTGACGAGACTGTAGAGGCTTTGGGAATCTACTAG
- a CDS encoding histidine kinase dimerization/phospho-acceptor domain-containing protein produces the protein MRFSLRLKLALLSLLLLLFPLLGMRLNNTLKNSLITSQQETLTLTAQAVAAALTDRNDLFDREQFHGLNQDKDLYLFQLTNTIQLDGKLDDWRPELAEAEEFGREHLISSEGNYVLQSLNFRHLAGKQDKYLYALFDVQDDHVIYRSKNSLRLDRSDHLQIIIGDDEGQRKYLITAHEQGWVNGFLMPDIPIKFPVSEQRIQGVWTQTESGYILEIRIPLELLGNKLAFTIADVDDAETRDIKALIGTSNLKEDKAPGLLLTTSTPIEEILKSLDRPYARIRIVDRNQRVRAQVGSLRTTEVSRKQEDNLSRRINEFMRPLYRFFINPFLAEFKDQASQPTELDMKGIREGLAGKHSVTSYLMEGGQVEVMAAITPLYEQEQVIGAVVVEQTTNSILSLSNRLIEETISLSVIAFLFGGCVLLFFAFRISARIRHLRNQAGSAITPDGRILNTIHRSSASDEIADLGRTLESMLSQLQQQIEHREQMADNLEHEMRTPLAGIAASVKNLRQEQLGTNSSDRIMEYIQWVERDVQRMEALLTSIREATTLKNALLLDSMEVFDLGRAISVWLEHGWRPVFGEVDILYQEPEHEVLVNGDPVRLRQALDKLVENAVSFHSPGTTIELELENSEEGGSHCLLSMRGRLSTQICNSKFFIP, from the coding sequence ATGCGTTTTTCTCTGCGCCTAAAACTCGCTCTCCTCTCACTTCTCCTCCTTCTCTTCCCCTTACTGGGGATGCGTCTAAATAATACCTTAAAAAATAGCCTGATTACATCTCAACAGGAAACCCTGACTTTGACTGCGCAGGCTGTTGCAGCCGCTTTAACAGATAGAAATGATCTCTTTGATCGTGAACAGTTTCACGGTTTAAATCAGGATAAGGACCTGTATCTTTTCCAACTCACCAATACCATTCAATTGGACGGTAAGCTTGATGATTGGAGGCCGGAGCTTGCTGAGGCCGAGGAATTCGGTCGTGAACACCTCATAAGTTCCGAAGGAAATTATGTCCTGCAATCCCTTAACTTTCGACATCTCGCCGGTAAACAGGATAAATACTTGTATGCTCTTTTCGACGTGCAGGATGATCATGTCATTTACCGGAGCAAAAATTCCTTACGTCTTGACCGCTCTGACCATTTGCAGATTATTATTGGTGATGATGAGGGACAGAGAAAATATTTGATCACGGCCCATGAACAAGGCTGGGTGAATGGTTTTCTCATGCCTGATATCCCTATTAAATTCCCAGTGAGTGAGCAACGAATTCAAGGGGTGTGGACCCAGACGGAGAGCGGATATATCCTGGAAATTCGTATTCCTCTTGAGTTACTAGGGAATAAACTTGCTTTCACTATTGCCGATGTTGACGATGCGGAAACAAGAGATATTAAAGCATTAATCGGTACTTCCAACCTTAAAGAAGACAAGGCACCTGGGCTTCTTTTAACCACATCAACACCTATTGAGGAAATTCTGAAGTCTCTTGATAGGCCATATGCCCGTATCCGGATTGTTGATCGTAATCAAAGGGTAAGAGCACAGGTTGGTAGTCTGCGGACCACAGAAGTTTCAAGAAAGCAGGAAGACAATCTCTCCCGTCGTATCAATGAATTTATGCGACCGCTTTATCGCTTTTTTATTAATCCTTTTTTAGCAGAGTTTAAGGACCAGGCTTCCCAGCCAACTGAGTTGGATATGAAAGGGATTCGAGAGGGGCTTGCAGGGAAACACTCTGTTACCAGTTATTTGATGGAAGGTGGGCAGGTGGAGGTTATGGCCGCCATAACGCCTTTGTACGAGCAGGAGCAGGTTATTGGAGCTGTGGTTGTCGAGCAAACGACGAACTCTATTCTTTCACTGAGTAACCGTCTCATTGAAGAGACGATATCTCTCTCTGTTATTGCTTTTCTTTTTGGTGGCTGTGTTCTCCTCTTTTTTGCCTTCCGTATTTCTGCCCGGATTCGTCACTTACGTAATCAGGCTGGTTCGGCTATTACTCCTGACGGGAGGATACTCAATACTATTCATAGGAGTTCGGCAAGCGATGAAATCGCGGATTTGGGCCGTACCCTGGAATCCATGCTTAGCCAGTTGCAGCAGCAGATTGAGCATAGAGAACAGATGGCAGATAATCTTGAACACGAAATGCGGACGCCTCTCGCAGGTATCGCTGCTTCAGTAAAGAACCTCCGCCAGGAGCAGCTTGGCACGAATTCTTCTGATCGTATTATGGAGTATATTCAGTGGGTAGAGAGAGATGTGCAGAGAATGGAAGCACTGCTCACGTCTATTCGGGAGGCCACTACTTTGAAGAACGCTCTCCTGCTTGACAGTATGGAGGTCTTCGACTTAGGGAGAGCGATCTCTGTATGGTTAGAACACGGCTGGCGGCCAGTCTTCGGTGAGGTAGATATTTTGTACCAGGAGCCAGAGCATGAGGTACTGGTTAATGGAGACCCTGTGCGATTACGTCAGGCCTTAGATAAGCTTGTGGAAAATGCTGTGTCTTTCCATTCCCCAGGCACTACGATTGAGCTTGAGCTTGAGAATAGTGAAGAGGGGGGATCTCATTGCTTGTTATCAATGAGGGGCCGACTATCGACCCAGATATGCAACAGCAAATTTTTCATTCCATGA
- a CDS encoding cytochrome P460 family protein has translation MSKKKISACFLGVVMLGNVLAAQGEETVEMPKPEGEAVWKYISQENPFNEWTIWEDHQGTDGPDSSFSPSHKLYVNKQAVDSKSVPLNNESMAVSYIRSPADEPQAIVVMYKVKGYNPTAGDWFWARYSLTGEVEDSGKIPRCIACHTKKAADNDYIITHKFDK, from the coding sequence GAAAAAGATAAGTGCTTGTTTTTTAGGTGTTGTGATGCTGGGGAATGTCTTGGCCGCACAAGGAGAAGAGACGGTGGAAATGCCGAAACCAGAGGGCGAGGCTGTTTGGAAATATATTAGCCAGGAAAATCCCTTTAATGAATGGACTATTTGGGAGGATCATCAGGGAACTGATGGGCCCGATTCCTCTTTTTCTCCGAGTCATAAACTATATGTAAATAAGCAAGCTGTTGACTCAAAGAGTGTCCCACTTAACAACGAATCAATGGCGGTCTCGTATATCAGGAGCCCGGCTGATGAGCCGCAGGCTATCGTGGTTATGTATAAAGTTAAGGGGTATAATCCCACTGCCGGTGACTGGTTTTGGGCAAGATACAGCCTGACCGGCGAGGTCGAGGATTCCGGGAAGATCCCGAGATGTATTGCCTGTCATACCAAGAAAGCCGCTGATAATGATTACATTATCACCCATAAATTTGATAAGTAA
- a CDS encoding bifunctional aldolase/short-chain dehydrogenase — MQSLWNEQEAGACENELALRVYSSRLLGRDSSLVLHGGGNTSVKIKEKNIIGEEEEILYIKGSGWDLETIETEGFAPVRLQPMIKLAALPALSDPQMVNELKTQLTRANAPTPSVETILHAVLPFRYVDHTHADAVVTITNTADGLQRIKEIYGDQVVIIPYVMPGFDLARDVARIYTEQAGPQTIGMVLMNHGIFSFADSAQESYERMINLVDMAERYLDSQKAWELEPPKQKQEKSIRRVEIAQLRQAVSKQAGRPMILHVTKSIQGRAFAEHAEVQRISQQGPATPDHVIRTKAIPMLGRDVTGYAEQYREYFATHEPAAQERKTMLDPAPRVILDQELGLCCLGKTAKDATIVHDIYEHTMQCILRAEKLGGWQALPSNDLFDMEYWDLEQAKLAKAGSAPIFTGEVALITGAASGIGKACVTSFLQRGAAVVGLDIDERITETAAAPSFLGIQCDLTNEEQIQKALDQIIARFGGLDMLVLNAGMFPTSTTIAELSLETWHKVMSVNLDANLLLLRECHPLLQCAPRKGRVAIIGSKNVPAPGPGAGAYSASKAALTQLMRVAALEWGKDGIRINTLHPNAVFDTGIWTEETLEARAKHYNLSVQEYKTNNVLKTEVLSSQVAELASEICGPLFVCTTAAQLPIDGGNDRVI; from the coding sequence ATGCAAAGTTTATGGAATGAACAAGAGGCTGGGGCCTGCGAAAACGAGCTCGCACTACGGGTGTACTCTTCTCGCCTCTTGGGGCGTGATTCTTCCTTAGTTTTGCATGGCGGTGGCAACACCTCGGTAAAGATTAAAGAAAAAAATATTATTGGCGAAGAGGAAGAGATCCTCTACATAAAAGGCAGTGGCTGGGACCTGGAGACCATTGAGACAGAGGGGTTTGCCCCGGTCCGCCTGCAACCCATGATCAAACTCGCCGCATTACCGGCACTTTCGGACCCGCAAATGGTCAACGAGCTCAAGACCCAGCTGACCCGCGCCAATGCCCCTACACCCTCAGTGGAAACCATCCTCCACGCCGTCCTGCCTTTTCGTTATGTTGATCACACTCACGCCGATGCAGTGGTAACCATCACCAACACAGCGGATGGACTCCAGCGAATCAAAGAAATATACGGCGACCAGGTAGTAATAATTCCCTATGTGATGCCGGGCTTTGACCTGGCCAGAGATGTCGCACGAATTTATACAGAGCAGGCTGGTCCACAGACCATAGGCATGGTCCTGATGAACCACGGCATCTTCTCCTTTGCTGATTCTGCCCAGGAATCTTACGAACGGATGATCAACCTGGTTGACATGGCGGAACGTTACCTGGACAGTCAAAAAGCTTGGGAGCTGGAGCCACCAAAACAAAAACAGGAAAAATCAATACGCCGCGTTGAGATTGCCCAACTGCGCCAAGCCGTCTCCAAGCAGGCTGGCCGCCCCATGATTTTACACGTAACCAAGAGTATTCAAGGGCGAGCTTTTGCTGAGCATGCAGAGGTACAGCGTATTTCCCAACAAGGGCCTGCAACGCCGGATCATGTTATCCGGACCAAAGCCATCCCCATGCTTGGCCGTGATGTAACAGGCTATGCAGAGCAATACAGAGAATATTTTGCAACCCATGAGCCTGCTGCGCAAGAACGCAAAACCATGCTGGACCCAGCTCCCCGGGTGATTCTCGATCAGGAGCTAGGGCTCTGCTGCCTAGGAAAAACAGCAAAGGACGCTACCATTGTTCATGATATCTATGAACACACCATGCAATGCATCCTACGCGCCGAAAAACTCGGCGGGTGGCAAGCACTCCCGTCCAACGATCTTTTTGATATGGAATACTGGGATCTGGAACAGGCTAAACTAGCCAAGGCGGGTTCAGCTCCTATTTTTACCGGAGAGGTAGCCCTGATCACAGGAGCCGCTTCCGGCATAGGAAAAGCCTGCGTCACCTCATTTCTCCAACGAGGTGCAGCTGTAGTAGGCCTGGATATTGACGAACGTATCACTGAAACCGCAGCAGCCCCTAGCTTTCTTGGCATCCAGTGCGATCTAACCAATGAAGAACAGATACAGAAAGCCCTGGACCAGATTATCGCTCGTTTCGGGGGCCTGGATATGCTCGTGCTGAATGCGGGAATGTTCCCGACCAGTACTACAATTGCTGAATTATCTTTAGAAACATGGCACAAGGTAATGTCCGTGAATCTGGATGCTAACCTTCTCCTCCTCCGAGAATGCCATCCGCTCTTACAATGTGCCCCAAGAAAAGGGCGGGTCGCCATCATCGGTTCAAAAAATGTCCCTGCTCCAGGACCAGGGGCCGGGGCCTATTCCGCCTCGAAAGCAGCCTTGACCCAGCTTATGCGGGTTGCTGCACTGGAATGGGGTAAAGATGGAATCCGCATAAATACTCTGCATCCCAACGCTGTTTTTGATACAGGAATTTGGACGGAGGAAACCTTAGAGGCAAGAGCAAAACATTATAATTTGTCCGTGCAAGAATATAAAACAAACAATGTGCTCAAGACAGAGGTGCTAAGCAGCCAAGTTGCCGAACTAGCGTCTGAAATATGCGGACCACTCTTCGTTTGCACAACAGCAGCGCAGCTCCCTATTGACGGCGGAAACGATCGTGTAATTTAA
- a CDS encoding ATP-binding protein, producing the protein MQQQIFHSMISSRSVKDKSPHLGLGLYIVRTVLDHHDGGVSVQNLSDGREGVVFTITLPVAVDNS; encoded by the coding sequence ATGCAACAGCAAATTTTTCATTCCATGATTTCGAGCCGCTCAGTCAAAGATAAGTCACCGCACTTAGGGCTTGGCCTGTATATTGTGCGTACCGTGCTGGATCATCATGATGGAGGGGTAAGCGTTCAGAATTTATCGGATGGAAGGGAGGGCGTGGTGTTTACGATTACGCTTCCCGTTGCGGTGGATAACTCATAA
- a CDS encoding response regulator: MTYQIALVEDDSRLQANYAQALQREGYDVVTYSSKPEAMSAFARSLPDLAILDVMLGEEMAGGFDLCQHLRTLSPVIPIIFLTARNSDLDRVSGLRLGAWDYLTKDTTTLDFLPARIAAMFRTVEALRSNTTENKIIQHKDLQIDEDRKEVYWKGKPISLTLTEFWILVCLARRPGHVKNHDQLMEAASVIVTNNAIAAHIRRIRDKFHDVDPDFKAIRSEYGMGYRWQP; encoded by the coding sequence ATGACCTACCAGATCGCCCTTGTGGAAGATGATTCCAGATTACAGGCTAATTATGCACAGGCCCTCCAGCGTGAAGGCTATGATGTTGTTACGTACAGCAGCAAGCCCGAAGCTATGTCGGCATTTGCTCGGTCATTACCTGATCTTGCCATTTTAGATGTCATGCTTGGCGAGGAAATGGCTGGGGGGTTTGATCTTTGTCAGCATCTTCGTACGCTGTCCCCTGTTATTCCTATTATTTTTCTCACTGCACGTAATTCAGATCTGGATCGTGTTTCCGGGCTTCGGCTTGGAGCTTGGGATTATCTAACCAAGGATACAACGACTCTGGACTTTTTACCTGCCAGGATAGCAGCGATGTTTCGAACCGTTGAGGCATTACGCAGTAATACAACGGAAAATAAGATTATCCAACATAAGGACTTACAGATTGACGAGGATCGTAAAGAGGTTTATTGGAAGGGAAAACCGATCAGTCTGACCCTGACAGAATTTTGGATATTGGTTTGCCTTGCCAGACGACCAGGGCATGTCAAAAATCACGATCAGTTGATGGAGGCTGCCAGTGTTATTGTTACGAATAATGCAATTGCAGCCCATATTCGTAGAATCAGAGATAAATTTCATGATGTTGATCCTGATTTTAAGGCAATTCGCTCAGAATATGGTATGGGATACCGTTGGCAGCCTTGA
- a CDS encoding pimeloyl-ACP methyl esterase BioG family protein, with translation MKHRWLHQQGNQDCLLFFAGWGMCPEVFADIPSGDIDVLMFFDYRRMDPEDFVSVLAKKGGAYRHVYLISWSMGVWAASVFFAETAANLPCLAAAIAIGGTCFPIDDKLGIPEQNFVEMAEQLTSARVKEFHSSMFADDEHADRFALAFQRGERGVGELQEELQTLASAYRKGAEAFEIYTHRIVTGRDRIFPARNQVRAWGRTACRQLSLSHFPFYLWPSWSVMLQELMSA, from the coding sequence ATGAAACACCGCTGGCTTCATCAACAGGGGAATCAGGATTGCCTCCTCTTTTTTGCAGGCTGGGGGATGTGCCCGGAAGTTTTTGCTGATATTCCGTCCGGTGACATCGATGTTCTCATGTTCTTTGATTATCGGAGGATGGATCCCGAGGATTTCGTCTCGGTTTTAGCAAAGAAGGGGGGGGCGTATCGTCATGTATACCTCATCTCCTGGTCTATGGGAGTTTGGGCTGCGTCAGTGTTCTTTGCTGAGACTGCTGCGAACCTTCCTTGTTTAGCCGCAGCAATCGCTATCGGAGGGACGTGTTTCCCTATAGATGATAAATTGGGCATTCCTGAGCAAAATTTTGTGGAAATGGCGGAACAGCTTACATCTGCACGGGTGAAGGAATTTCACTCTTCCATGTTTGCTGACGATGAGCATGCTGACCGTTTTGCCCTTGCTTTCCAAAGGGGAGAACGGGGTGTGGGGGAGCTCCAAGAGGAACTCCAAACCTTGGCCAGTGCATATAGAAAAGGGGCTGAGGCTTTTGAAATTTACACACACAGGATTGTCACTGGCCGGGACCGTATTTTTCCGGCCCGGAATCAGGTAAGGGCTTGGGGGCGTACCGCGTGCCGCCAGCTTTCCTTGTCCCATTTTCCTTTTTATCTCTGGCCAAGCTGGTCAGTAATGCTTCAAGAGTTGATGTCAGCCTAG
- a CDS encoding CAP domain-containing protein, whose amino-acid sequence MSIQSRTVVMGTFCLLFAFTGGLSEARGNSVDSSAITAAHNQWRSKTRVPSLAWSTTLAANAQRWATQLAQSGCNMKHSTTSYGENIFWAGPLSYSNGTSKVQDITDQNVVDSWGDEIENYDYGSNSCHGVCGHYTQVVWKSTKEVGCGMAVCSDKGQIWVCQYNPPGNMAGQKPY is encoded by the coding sequence ATGAGTATCCAGAGTAGAACGGTTGTTATGGGGACATTCTGTCTTCTGTTTGCTTTTACCGGAGGTCTGAGTGAGGCGAGAGGAAATTCTGTTGATTCGTCAGCTATCACTGCTGCGCATAATCAATGGCGATCCAAAACCAGGGTACCTTCCCTCGCATGGTCGACAACATTAGCCGCAAATGCTCAGCGATGGGCAACACAGCTGGCACAAAGCGGCTGTAACATGAAACACAGTACAACGAGTTACGGAGAAAATATTTTTTGGGCTGGTCCTCTGTCGTATTCTAACGGAACAAGTAAAGTTCAGGATATAACTGATCAAAATGTGGTCGATTCCTGGGGAGATGAAATAGAAAATTATGACTATGGAAGCAATAGTTGCCACGGCGTCTGTGGTCATTACACCCAGGTCGTATGGAAGAGTACCAAAGAGGTCGGCTGCGGGATGGCAGTCTGTTCCGATAAGGGACAAATCTGGGTGTGTCAGTATAACCCTCCAGGCAATATGGCTGGCCAAAAACCCTATTAA